tttgcattgaggtcatcattaggtacatcctagggggaaatatatctaaatttctcttttattattgggtctaaaaagctgggaaagtgccaggtaccaaaaggaacccagtttcataaaggCACCCAATTAAGTTTAGAACCAcaaatcctatcagtacattttaataattcaggtaaaatgcagtttttcagcttttcagcggTATCAGTTCAGATTAATTTGaactttcagaggctctgaagtgaaCGTGCAAAGACTGTCATTTTCGGCAacatgattcaccagtaagaTATAATTAATGCCAGTTATTTTATGGCAGgggctgtagatgcttgttttcattcagttaatgatatacaccgttgcccataaagttggaataaaatgtttttttacccCTTCTCATCAAATGATTgtcacaatgtgatttattttcatgataataatcattgtacctggtcaaaggtgattactgatgtgtataaatagtaataaaaggaggaatgaaaacaaaattactccaactttatgggcaacagtatatttgcttttttccagtttctgtttctgttgtacTCTGactttcatgaatatctacatggtcagtaaatatagaaaaatacccgatttcacaaaaaaatgcaaaaagcagaggacaatattataatgtatgctgataaatcactgaaggcaggttaaaagtagagaaaaactGATTTGGAAGTTGTCACAAAGGAGAGAGTTAACTGTGTTTCCTCCCCTCTGTCCACCAGGAGCTACACTGAATTCGCGGGACTATGGTCGCCAGTTGACTGCCAGGGAGTGGGCTTTATTTACCGGCCGATATGAAACTGTGTGGGTGATGACACGACTCATGGAACGGCCTTGCCCCCACCAGTTTAGTGATAAATACAGGTATACTCATGGACTATACAAATTGTGTGCATTCCTGTTGTGTGCAGTGTTTTAACGAATGGTGCATCTCATTATGCATGCAGTATTTTGCACATATGACAAGTTCAGCGACTCCTGTCAGACAGAAATGAAACGCAGCCAAAGTTACATCTCTAAACAGAATGTTAGTGGCTAGTTGTGGTCACTGCAGTACTCACTAACACTTCAGTAACACATGTCAATAAACCACATGTGGCTTTGAAGTACCCTTTTGCCTTCAGGTATTTGGGTGTTTTTACCGACTACTCACTTGGGCAGTTTCAGAATCAACATCTGGATAAGCAGCGTAATAAACACAGTCCCCCACTAGTATGCTATGCAGAGAACACATGCATCTAGGACTCATTTGGTCGTCAGTTATTCTACATCTTAATGTTCTACTCCTCCAAAATATAGCAGACTAAGGCAAACATTATTTCATCATCTTTTTTTATCACATCATGGCTCCTCCAGGATATAATCACTAACTCACTTAGcttttctacctttttttttgttaacccgccccccgaaggggaggcaaggcgtattgtttttggttcggtttgtttgtttgtttgttaacactctagcagcaaaacttttggttgaattcataccaaattgggtttatagattgccagtgacccagaatagatcttattacattttgggaaaagtaggtcaaaatttaaagttttcacaaatttttttttttaacttttttttccccccatttacttataatgggtgaaatttcacatgtctgtagcagcaaaactattggttgaattcataccgaattgGGTCTAAAgactgctagtgacccagaatagatgtcattacatttttggaaaagtaggtcaaagtttcaatttttcatgaattttttaaaatctttttttgccccattttcttataatgggcgaaacttcacatgtctgtagctgcaaaactattggttcaattcataccaaattgggattatagattgccagtgacccagaatagatgtggttacattttgggaaaagtaggtcaaagttaaaattttttttaatgagtttttaaaatcttttttcttctcccatttacttataatgtgaaatttcacatgtctataaaaatctgttttgtttcaatttacttcaaacttatatatagaggcaattgatatgctgacatcagcacatgcatagacatgatgacatcagatggatcaatgccaaaataagatacaatatgtttGAGGGGCTgagtgtctggcaccacttgttactttATGTTTTGGTGTATTTATTTTGCTACAAGCTCACCTTGCACACACCATCTTGTTGATAGaggtgaactttattgatccccagagGTGCAATTTACTATCTTAATCAgcttaatgataataataaaaaaagaatgaatgaatgagaatgaatgaaagactgaggttttaaaataaaatgttgttaaaaataaaagtgttaaaataaagttaaaagatatgtttaaaaatagaatagaaaaagaaagaatgagTCATTCACCTGAGGCGTTGTAGACTCTGATGGCAGTATCATcctaaaatcaccaaaaatgaaataaataggaTTCAGATTTTCATTAGAAGATTGGAAAATGAGTATCTTGATTGGCTTTTTCTGAGGCACTTGCAATTAAACAGTGTAAGGAGCAAAATGTGATATCCACAACTCAATATACATACCAAAAATACAGCAAGGCTAAACCAACTGATACCTTTGTGCAGTGGATTAATACAAAACCTGCTCTCTCAGTCTAGAGTGGCCTCCCCTGGAATCACTGGTGGCTAAAGCCCAGGAACCCCGCGGCTGCCTGAGGCGTCTGTCGGACACCATGAGGAACATGTTCAACATCGCAAACGTCACCAACCCTGAAGATGAAGGTGCCATTGACCACTTGGTTTCTGTGACGACTGCTATAAGGAGCCCTTTCATTGCGATGGCCTGTCATACTGTAAGTAAAACACAAAACGGACCGCAGTCACTGTTTTCCATCACTGTGTTAATTACTTCTTCTTTGTTTGGTCCAGTAATTGAGGTCTTCAGTTCTGCCACTGATGTTTTGCAGCAGTGATGTGAAAATGTGCTGATAATAATTCTGGGATTATAACACAGTTACAGGATAAATCTACCATTGGTTTATCTTCCATTTTATcagtaaacacatttttttagggATTTGCTCATAATAATTAAAAGATATAATTAATGCCAACATTATCCGTTAAGCAGGTTTGTCACAGGAGATTACTAATACTGCAAACAAAAAGGAAACTGAGCTCCGCGTATTGTTACTTTAAAAACCCAGAACACTATTAGTGTCTTTAATTGCGCTACTAATATTATAAGGAGTCTTTTGATGGTAATAAGACTCAGAGATTACTCATATGTGTTTCAGGTGTGCCCTGATAGCCCTCCGAGTGTGGGGAAAAGGCGCTATGCAGTTCCTGAGATCATCCGAAACCAGCGTGCCAAGGAGCTCCGCAGCATCAACCCTGACAGAGTAGACAGCCACCTCAAGCTCTTTGAGAACTCTCGGGTCACACTGGTGGCCAAGAACTCAGCAGACCGCCGGGCCAGCCTGCAGGCTCAGAGCCCAATGCCTCGACATAGGAGCTCCAGTGTGGTGACTTATACCAGTTCCCTTGAACTGCGGAGAACCAGCCTGCTGCCCATGCACATGGTGCTAAGGAGGAGTAGTGTCCGTCCAGGGTACAGCATCCCTAAAGTCAGGGTGTCCAAGGCCCCTCCAACCACGTATGAACCGGAGAAGATCCGCAGGAAGAGCACCGCTAAAGATGGGGGGACGCACCTACTGCAAATACCAAAGTGGCGCTACAAGGAGCTgaaagaagaaaggaggaaagCTGAGGAGGCTGAAAGGAGGCGGCTGGAGGCTGTGACAAAGAGACACATTGCTTCTGGAAAAAGAAAATGATATCACTGCTTTAGATGTCAGGACACAAAGTAACCAAAAAGACACAAAAGCTAAAGGGGTGGGAGTTATATCCTGGAGAAGCCATGATGATGTTGCGAAAATTTGGCTTTAATATTCCTTTACAATGGTATGTGCTCAGGGTAAAGATAGAATTACCAGCAGTGTTCGTGAAACAGGTAAAGAAAAAGGTATAATGGTTCGCTTTTGTCTGctctttttttattgtaaatgttAGGAGAAATATGCAAGTTGGCCTGTTAGAAAGCTTCAGTAGCATTAGTACTACATGATGCTCGCCCTTTGCGATGTCAAACAGTCAATACCCAGGGGATTTGATACTTGAAATGTTTTAGctgttattttttcatatttattgctttttaatgGAGTAAAAAATGGCCAAGTCTATATTTTGTTATGCTTTGGGtgcttaatgcagtgtttttgtaGTGAGCTGCACTATGCCGAAGCAGAAGACAGAGAAGTACATTCTCTCTAACCACAGCAGAAACACGTCCCTCTGTCTAAAATCAGATAGTTTATTAATGATGTTATGGAATAACATCTTTGAAACAAGTATGTGGAGAAACCTGATAGCTGTACCAGATATTATATCTGGCTGATGCTAACTGTTAGTATAGAATCTAATGGCAACAAACAGCAATATTTTAGATACTCTTTGTTTTGCTGTATAATGAACTCATGAATGTATTTCTCTATTTTCTATTAGAGATTTTAAATgctttttcatgatattttattttttattcatgatGGACTTTTTCACATACTgctataaaaacaaatgttttctaGTAATTCTGTTTGAGACCAAGACTTCAGTGTAGAGCACTAATGATGGGATGAAGGCTTACAGTAAATATTTAATTGCTAGTAGAAAGAAACACTGGTGATACATATTTCTTACTAACATGCTATGAATAGAATTTATATTGTGTAACTTTTCATTTTATATGGGTGAATCTGAATGGACCGTATGAATGATGTGAACACTTCTGCTAATGGTTTTGAATATAGTTTAATAAACCAAATAATGATGCTCTGTCGCTTTTATAATGGGAAATGCCTCGGTTCTCATTCTTGATTTTCATGAGACATTTTAGCATTTGGTATGAGTTTCATCCGCTAACAATGACAAGAAAAATGAACTCAATATGAGCAACTTTGGAGAAAGCAGGGTGAGCCTGGGTCAATGTGACAGTACGCATAGAACTGAAGCAATAATCCCAAACATATGGACTCTCTGATAAAAACAGCCAAGCCATTACAAACCAAGAGGTCAGCTCCCCGTTTTAACATTAGAACAGTGAAAATAATGGGGTGGGAAAATAGCCCTGAGTTTAAACACACAGAGCCACGGGGAAAATGATGGTAAAACATCGTCTGGATTTTTGAGAGCACAATTTCACGGTCCTAACTCCTCTTGGCGATTGCAGCTTAAGTGCTATCCAAGGGTGTGTGTCTAATATACATGGTGATGAGTTGCTAAGGGGTTACAAGGGCATTGCGCTGCCAAATCGTTTCTTCAAATTAACTTCATTGACTTCAGAGTAGGACTCTGCTTAGATATTGCCAAGAGGAAGTCATTTGAGCACAACAAAAGATGAGCAAACTGAGCACATTTACTGAACTCTGCACTTAACAAATCTTCAGGATTAACATatgtaacacaaaaaaaacatttcaaatgaaaatggcTTTTTGCTTGCTATGCAGTATCAGAACCAACAAAGTGTACATTATATACAGTTTAAGAGGTATCCAAGGTTTGCAGTTTGATGTAACAATGCAGAACCCTTTTGCAGAACACTAGTGTGGTGTTCTTCATACACAGCAGATGTACTGGTTTGGGTTCtgctgattaacccataaagacccagtgctacttttgtggtagttcccaaatacatttttctctccatttaaccttaagtgatttatcaccatttattgtaatattataccctgcattttgtatttttcactgtaaatcttgTATTTCCCTACATATAATTTcctatgttcatgaaaactcagtaaacttaaaggttattgtagcaaaagaaaatgtgacttcttcagcaaacatatcattaactgaacattatagGTTAAAGTTTACTCATAGAGTATGGAGGCATGCAAACTGTACAGGTATGTGCATGACAGACACAAAACCTATTAGCCCTGAATGCATCATATAATATTTAGGTCATGGTTGTAGCTGAAACAGCTGTTGGCTTAGATTGTAACCTGAGATTATGAAGCGTCCCAGGCTTGGTCAGCGATTTCTCttctccctcctccccctccacgaCCCAAATCCCCTCACAGAAATTCTGAGGTGGCCACATAAACAGGACTTTATCTACTCATAGTATGGCGACTATTACATCATGTTGTGATGAGACAGTCTGGGATTTAGACAGAATGACCTGAATCTAGATCAGTAGTGAATGAGTGCAACTGCCAAACCTGTGAACTTGAGGGGAATCCCTATCCGAGGCCCTCTGCTGGCTGCTTTGGGTATAACACTTAATGATGACATGCAGTAGTAGAAGAATGCTAGCATGTTTATTTCATTAACACTAAAAAGGTAGATTTTCAGACTTTAATGAACTAAAAGCTGAAGTAATGTATTACAAAGTGGTCTCTGGCTTCCTTTCTCATGCCAAACCTGATTTAACCTTTGAAGACCTAGAGctatttttatgttaatttttccTTACATGTGATTTAtgaacattttttgtttattgtgcGCATTTTTCAGGGGAGGAGAGggtattttccaaaatgtaataggCTGACTacataggtgttcataaaagctttgagtacattcaaaggttattatattaaaaagagaaaactgaatttatttttttttttagcaaattagAGTCACTGTTAATTTTTATAagtgaatcaatattgcagatGATGGCGCTTCCACattcacaacaaaaaaataaaacataaaaatctgatgccactgaaaagcagAGCaaatgcattttatctgaattattaaatatattgataggattagtgtttcaaaagctattaaacattttagatcagaggaTGTTATAGGTCACTGGCAACTGTTTAGGCTTTAATGCAGTAAAACTAAAATGTGTAATCAATAGAGGCATGTAAAAgctgtatttattttcatttgattGTGATCTTCAAGGGAATAACATTAATTACTTGTAACAGGATagcagtaaatatttatttcagaAATCACGAGTAAACAAGCTCACAAAAATCCTTATGATCATTTGGTCAAAAGGAATGCGTGAATTTCGTAGTATTCTCTATTTCCTGTGACTCAGCAAGGACCAAAATGTTATCTACCCCACTGCTCAGGGTATGAAAAGACATAtaattttaatttctttctttttttgtgttctttGAAATAATACTGTGATGCAATCAATGATAAAGTGGGTCCTTCTTAATGAATTCTATTTCTAAAAAGCTGAAAAGTATGAATAAATGATCATGTCTCACATTTAAATCAGCACCAGAATTATCTACAATGTGTGAACTAAAAATGAACTTCAAGTGGTGCCGCTGATAAAGAGGAAGGAAAACTCTGCAGAGTGTCTCCTTTACAAAAGAATCTTCTCCCAGGAGTTCAGATAACACAAAACACGATATAAAATACTGTGCTATACTATCTCTTAGACACAGCAAGAGTACAGAAAATAGGTTACGCCATTCCTGCCAGTTTTCTGTGAGGAGTACCACCCATGGAATAATGCtcggaatatttaaaataatgaaACAGAATGAAAAAAGAAGTTCAGTTTTTGCAGAAAGTGGAGCCAACATGTCACATTAACTTGGTCACTTTAGCCTAATCGTCTTATCAAAAGGACAAAGTGCACATCCAGAAGGTCCTGACCTGGATAGGTGGATTTTTCTCTCACCATTGTCCACTGGCTGAGTAAACCACAGGCAGCTTTTCAGATGGCTCTGTTCCAGCACTGACCTAACTAGCTCAAGCCAGTTTCAGTGTTCCGGAAGACCACATGGTGGACAGCTGGCGGTGTATACTCAGTACTAATGTAATTAACTACCTTAAAATGAGAAAGTGCTTTTACCTGTGAGTTCTACTTTTTTATGGTATTTGAGGAAAACTACAAATAGCAACATTCATCCTCTGCTCTTTTACAAGTTGACgccgttttatttatttttttaaaccttttttgcatgtcccttctAAAAATACCCAAAGACTTACACACCCTGAGCAGTAGGGTAGGGGTAGTGTTGATGGTTACCATAGATACAGTATCACGCACCAGAGAAAAATACATCATTGATTGAACTGACTGCTCAGCCTGTCAGTGTCTACAAACAGAATGTTGTCTGTGCAGAGTGTACACCGGTCAGTCAGAACACTGTGAACAGGAAACAAGTGCATATTTAGTCCTCCAAGCTGATGTGTTAAAAGCCTCAAAGAACAAGAGGGATTTTGACAAGATCCAAACAGTGACCTCCAAATTAGTGGGTCTGAGCATCTCcaaaactgcaggtcttgttgagtGTTCGTGGTCTGCTGTAGTTAGACTGTACCAAAAGTGGTTTAAGAAAGGATAATAGGACCTCAATCCACTCCAGCATCTGTGGGAACATGCAATCAGACTGTCCTTCCTGAGACCACTTTTGGTTGCGTCTAGCCACTGTAGACCATGATCTGACCCTGTCATTCGACCATCATTATTTGGATCTTGTCAGTCACTCAGATCCTTATGTTACCTGCTTCCATCACATCAACTTTGACTACTAAATATTAACttgcctaatatatcccacccactgataTGTGCCCATGTAATAAAATAATCTGCATTATCATCACTTTATCTATCAGTGTATAAATGATGCTATGACATGAAGAAAATATATGTACATACCACCTCATCATGTTCAACCTGTCATTTTTGTTCAAGACTAGGGGAAAAATATATGATCTGTAGACAGACACTAATATACGCTATACAAGATTCTATTTCTCATCCAGCACCATGACTGGCAGCATTCTTGTGTTGGTTTGCAGATGACTGAATATTTTGTTATTCTAATATAtttagaaaatatgcaaaataatcaCATTCATGTCATTTCCGAATGTGTTTTTTACCCAATTTATAAATATTTTACACAATGAACCATATTATTCATTTAATGTCTGATTTATTCAGCACTCCATAAAATTTCATTTCTTCATTGGGAATTCATACTCACACACACCCTGACACTCCTGAGCAGGgctgttttatacatttttaagcaCTGTCTTGCTTTCATTCTGCTGTTCCAGGGAGTCTAATAAGCCATGGCAGCGAATGAGAGGTCTGCCACATTCAAGAGAACTACATACAACCATCCGCAGTCAAGGGGATAGCGTCGGCTTTAATGGGGGTGTTTTAGCTAGCTGACAAAAGCTCGTACCAACTATGGCTGCACTGGCCAGTTTATTGGTCTAATAGAAGCTGACAGAACACCTGGTTGCAGATGCTTGTGTAAAGATGGATTACATGCACTAACACCTGGTGCACACCaaaactgtgtgtttgtgtgtgagctgAGGAGAGAAaaacagtggacagttcttgGAAAGATGATTCTGTTCCATTTCAAAACACCACCTGCGCCCTAATCCCTCAGTGCTTTGCTAATTCTCCATGGGATACTCAAGTAGTGTCGAAGAGTTACATGACACAATCCATCGACCAAGGCTCACTCAAACTTCTTCTGCAAAAATTTTGTGAATTATTGTGaaactgtgaaaaaagaaactgaaacagaTGTTTTGAGATAGTCTATATCTTTATTTAATATGACAACCACACCTAATACCACTCAATGGCTAAGGATTTGTACAATTTGAACATTTTACTCAAGCAAAAGaaccaagaaaaacaaaaataaaactcttTAAAACTTAAATTAACAGGAAATTACTCCTTCTTGGCAAGATAAATTTCTTTCTTTCCTGGAAACCTGAACATTAGTGTTGCAGCAAGTGACACTTATGTGTAAGGGTGATGGGTGATTAAGGAACAGggttgtgtgtttgcgtgtgttgaTACGTGTAATTACTAGCGATACACTGGTTTGGTTTTTAAGACAGATTTCTGATATGCAGTGAGAAATCAACACCAATAAAGTGTCAAGCAGAAATAAACCATACGTATATATATAAACCGTCATATGGCTGCTGTTCTTCTTTCTCTGGAATGTAGACATTGGTACTGATACAACAACTTGTGCCATTTTTCTATTCCTCCCTTTATTTTACAGTGATTTTAGTTTTtgctgctctgttctccttttcaGTGCTTTCCAAAGCTTGTAATTACGCATAGGActctgttataatgttaaaaccAAACAGCTGGATCACAGTACATGGTGTTATTTAGATTCCTGCCTGTTTTCATACTGCAGCTAATTTTAATGTATAAACTTCTGATCCAATGTAAACTGATTACAATAAAAAGTATAAATCTACTGAGACCTGCATAAAGGTACTGAGCTGTTACAGCTGCTAGAAAACATTTATGATTAAACTGATTTGGTTTATTTAACAACTCAACCAAAAATAGAGAGCAGGTCAGAGACTGGTGATGTTCCACTCTGTTTAAATAAAAGGGTAAGAACTGTGACGTAAGATATGGCAAAAGCTAAAATAAGTTCTAGAATGACCCACAAGCTCATGTCACAAACAACTTAAGTCATGACATTAATGCATCAAATAGCGAAAGGGGTAACTACAGCTGTTACTGCACATATGGTCATATTTTCAGTCTAATTCCTTTACTCTAGTCTACTTGACCTAAATTTAAGCG
This genomic window from Sphaeramia orbicularis chromosome 20, fSphaOr1.1, whole genome shotgun sequence contains:
- the ankrd33ba gene encoding ankyrin repeat domain-containing protein 33B, with translation MVLITDDRDGGGAPSVRVKQLQQQQKVGGRVAQVHPTIAEESLTHPDDEDYLGSCEDEDDEEDDRELEDDDEFEEVDFEDLDDTRSIASDDSFYPPDDVFADSERTPSPESPEPLSFFQACCTNNAAIVRIMIRHGVREEEVKETDRNNRTGLLVACYQGYVDVVIALSQCPYLDVNWQDSEGNTALITAAQAGHITITNYLLNYFIGLDIERRNCHGFTALMKAAMQGRVDCVRSIMMAGATLNSRDYGRQLTAREWALFTGRYETVWVMTRLMERPCPHQFSDKYSLEWPPLESLVAKAQEPRGCLRRLSDTMRNMFNIANVTNPEDEGAIDHLVSVTTAIRSPFIAMACHTVCPDSPPSVGKRRYAVPEIIRNQRAKELRSINPDRVDSHLKLFENSRVTLVAKNSADRRASLQAQSPMPRHRSSSVVTYTSSLELRRTSLLPMHMVLRRSSVRPGYSIPKVRVSKAPPTTYEPEKIRRKSTAKDGGTHLLQIPKWRYKELKEERRKAEEAERRRLEAVTKRHIASGKRK